The Desulfuromonas sp. region ACCGGAACGGCTCGAGTCCGCACGCCTTGCACCGGGGCAGGCGCACGCCTTTGTCGAAATGCACATCGAGCAGGGACCTGTGCTGGAGAGCGAGGGGGCTCCCGTCGGGCTCGTCACCGCCATCGCCGCGCCGACCCGCTTCCGGGTCACGATCGCCGGTCGCGCCGACCACTCGGGCACGACCCCCATGGGGATGCGCCGTGACGCCCTTGCGGGAGCGGCCGAAATCGTCCTCGGGGTCGAGCGGATCGCCGCAGGGAAAGCAGAGGGGCGCACCGTCGGGACCGTCGGCGCACTGCGGGTCGAGCCGGGGGTCATGAACGTCGTCCCGGCCCGGGTGGAACTGGGGATCGACCTGCGGGACATCGACGGGCCGCGCAAGCGGCGCACGGCGGAGCAGGTGCAGGCGATGATGAGAGAGGTCGCGGACCGCCGGGGACTGGAGGTCGATTGGGAGGTCCTGTGCGACGACGCACCGGTGCCGCTGTCTGAAAGAATCGTCTCCGTGCTGGAGGAGGCGGCCGCCGCAGCCGGGGTTCAGGCCCGGAAGATGCCGAGCGGCGCAGGCCATGACGCCATGAACCTGGCCGCCATCACCGAGGCGGGGATGATCTTCGTGCCGAGCGTCGGGGGGATCAGCCACAACGTCGCCGAGAAGTCCCGGATGGACGACATCGCCGCCGGGACCGAGGTTCTCCTTCGGGCCGTCACGGTTCTCGCAGGGGAGTAGCAGGCGAGAAACTCAACCGACAACGTCCTTTCAAAACCCAAAGGCGTCCCATGCCCGTTCACTGTCTTCACGCACGGCCGCAAAGATCGCAAAGGAAGGCATACCGTCATCGGAACGCTTACAAGGGTGATGATCTGGTTTTCTCCCTTAAAACCAAACATGGATCTGCGCAATACCAAAGTTTACATAATATTTCTTATGCGACGTCGCGTGGGGCATGGCCTGAACGGGGGGTGAACAGGTTGGGTTTTCCCTTTGCGTTCTTTGCGGACTTGAGAGAGCACAGCGAACGGGCGTGAGGCAAATTTTCTTCTATGGTTTTCGAGGTGTACCGCGCAACCTGCCTAATCAGACCCTACCCAAGACCAAGGCTCGACCGAGAAAACCGCTCACAGGGCAAATTTGGAAGCCGCATTTTTATGCACTTTTCGACCCTATGGACCGGGAAGGAATCTTCGGCATCAGGACTGTGTCGGTTCCCGGATCGGCTTGCGGAGCTTGACCGCTGCCGAACGTTTCCGGCGAACCTTCAGGTTGAGCATCTCGACGCCGGTCGAAAAGGCCATGGCGAAATAGATGTACCCCTTGGGGATATGAAACGCGAGACCCTCGGCGACGAGGGTCACTCCGACGAGGATAAGGAAACTCAGGGCGAGCATCTTGATGGTCGGATGGGCGTCGACGAAATCCCCGATCGGCCTGGCGGCGACCATCATGACCAGAACGGCGATGACAATGGCCAGGACCATGACCGGCAGATGCTGAGCCATCCCGACGGCGGTAATGACCGAGTCGAGCGAGAAAATCAGGTCGAGCACCGTGATCTGCGCCAGGACTCCCCAGAATCCCGCAATGACCTCTGTCCCTTCGGAGGCCTCTTCGCCCTCAAGGCTGTTGTGGATTTCGAATGTGCTTTTAATGAAAAGAAAGAGGCCGCCGCCGATCAGGATCAGATCGCGGCCTGAAATCTCCTGGGTCAGCACGGCGAACAGGGGGCGGTTCAGGGTCATCACCCAGGCCAGGGAAAGAAGGAGCGCGATGCGGCTGACCATCGCCAGGGCCAGGCCGAAGACCCTCCCCTTCTGCCGCTCCTTCTCGGGCAGGCGCCCGACGAGGATCGAGATGAAGATGATGTTGTCGATGCCGAGGACGATTTCGAGGGTGGTGAGGGTGGCCAGGGCGATCCACGCCTGGGGGTCGTAGAGCCAGTCCATGGGGTCTCCTTGTTCGATTTGAAATCTCTGGGCGTTGCGCGTCCCAGGGAACAAATCTAACAGGAAAACCGGGGAGGAAAAGAGAATGGCGTCTCAGGAAAACCCTTCGAAGCATGAAGGCGCCTCGCGCCCGTTCGCTGCGCCCGCTCAAGGCCGCAAAGGTCGCAACGGAAACCAGAATCTGATAGGTGAGCAACTTAAAGGGCGGGTGGGATTGGGGAGGCTGGGGATTCGGGGCCCTAGAGCCGGCTGGCTTCGTTCTTGTGGTAGATGTCGAAGAAGATCACGCTGTTATCGGCGACTTCGTCGCAATTGCTGCAGCGGCTCTCGATCTTTTTCGCCTGCTTGCGGCACTCCTTGCACCAGTGGTAGATGAGTCGGTAGTCGCGGCGTCCGACGTATTTTTTCAGCCTGCCGTGGTAGAGGCCGTGCATCCAGCCGTCGGCGTCGTCGGGATTGCTGAGGAGCCTCTTGATGACTTGGCCGATGCGGTGGTGGCCCGGCGGATCGTGTTTCTTGATCTTCTCAAGCTTGGCGGCGAACTGGGCCGTTGGGAAATAGGCGAAGGCTTCACTGGGCAAGGGCTCTTCTCCTTCTCTTCGGTGGTTGCGCTTGTCCCGATTGTACCCGACCCTGCCTCGCCAAATCCACCTCTTTTTGTCGCAACGGCATGGGCCTCGCCTGGGAAGTGGTTAATTCACCGCAGTTTTTTGAGCCATCTCGAGGTTGCCGCGGCGAGCCGAAGAGAGAGCCCTGGCGCCGTTTTCAATTGAGCCCGCAGCACTTTTTGTACTTCTTGCCGCTGCCGCAGGGGCACGGGTCGTTGCGTCCGATCTTCTCGTCACGGACCACCGGTTTTGGGCCGCCGCCCTCGGCCAGCCCCGCCTGACGCTCCTGTTCTAGTTCCTCCCCGTAAGCCTGCAGGGTCTCGACCGCCACGGGCAGCTGCTTGATAAGGGAAGCCAGTATTTCCCCCTCGCTCTGCTCGGCCATGTCGTCGAAAATCTCGGGAATCTGGTCCGGCTGGGCGACCCCCAGGACGATCATGAGACTGACCATGATGTCGTCGGCCTCGTCGTCGTCATCCTGATCAGCCGCGTCGAGAACCTCGTCAGGCACCCAGATATAGGAGCGCAGCGTCAGGGCCTTGTCCAGGCCGAAGGCCCAGTCGCGCAGGCGGTCGAGCATCTCCGGGGTCGGGTGATCCAGGTCGAAG contains the following coding sequences:
- a CDS encoding M20 family metallo-hydrolase encodes the protein MTVRKERIQADFNAIARCGALEGGGVTRLAFTDADQEARRCLAGAMEDAGLEVQVDALGNMRGRRAGSEDLSPVMVGSHLDTVPEGGHYDGVIGVLAALEVVRALNDAGIVTRRPVEVVNFSAEESSRFGVATLGSKAMTGKLAGEALQNLKDADGISLRSALEKAGFEPERLESARLAPGQAHAFVEMHIEQGPVLESEGAPVGLVTAIAAPTRFRVTIAGRADHSGTTPMGMRRDALAGAAEIVLGVERIAAGKAEGRTVGTVGALRVEPGVMNVVPARVELGIDLRDIDGPRKRRTAEQVQAMMREVADRRGLEVDWEVLCDDAPVPLSERIVSVLEEAAAAAGVQARKMPSGAGHDAMNLAAITEAGMIFVPSVGGISHNVAEKSRMDDIAAGTEVLLRAVTVLAGE
- a CDS encoding toxin, translating into MPSEAFAYFPTAQFAAKLEKIKKHDPPGHHRIGQVIKRLLSNPDDADGWMHGLYHGRLKKYVGRRDYRLIYHWCKECRKQAKKIESRCSNCDEVADNSVIFFDIYHKNEASRL
- a CDS encoding TerC family protein translates to MDWLYDPQAWIALATLTTLEIVLGIDNIIFISILVGRLPEKERQKGRVFGLALAMVSRIALLLSLAWVMTLNRPLFAVLTQEISGRDLILIGGGLFLFIKSTFEIHNSLEGEEASEGTEVIAGFWGVLAQITVLDLIFSLDSVITAVGMAQHLPVMVLAIVIAVLVMMVAARPIGDFVDAHPTIKMLALSFLILVGVTLVAEGLAFHIPKGYIYFAMAFSTGVEMLNLKVRRKRSAAVKLRKPIREPTQS
- a CDS encoding UPF0149 family protein; the encoded protein is MLTTVERDNLEKLLAHAVNPAEAFNIDQLEGYLFGVVITPDVTDPEEWFADIFGEALASFPSTKQANKTFGHLGAVYNRLNGLRLEGELKFPFDLDHPTPEMLDRLRDWAFGLDKALTLRSYIWVPDEVLDAADQDDDDEADDIMVSLMIVLGVAQPDQIPEIFDDMAEQSEGEILASLIKQLPVAVETLQAYGEELEQERQAGLAEGGGPKPVVRDEKIGRNDPCPCGSGKKYKKCCGLN